One part of the Coffea eugenioides isolate CCC68of chromosome 10, Ceug_1.0, whole genome shotgun sequence genome encodes these proteins:
- the LOC113750480 gene encoding eugenol synthase 1-like — MAKASTNLGYPTYVYSRPTSPNIDLLNEFHSSGVTIFKGALDEREKLVSVLKEVDIVISALACPQVLDQLKIIEAIKVAGNIKRFLPSDFGCEEDRVTVLPSYQEFLNKKKNIRRATELAEGIPYTFVSTNCFGAYFVSYLLRPHDHEKEDITVYGSGEAKVVFIYEEDIGSYTIRVANDPSSGGNKKKFSVGTKVYQSPRTYQYRSYI; from the exons ATGGCGAAGGCAAGCACAAATTTGGGATATCCAACTTATGTCTATTCCAGGCCTACCTCCCCCAACATAGATTTGCTTAATGAGTTCCATTCTTCGGGTGTCAcaatattcaag GGTGCATTGGATGAGCGTGAGAAACTAGTGTCGGTTCTTAAAGAAGTTGATATTGTGATTTCTGCATTAGCATGCCCTCAAGTTCTTGACCAATTGAAAATTATTGAGGCCATCAAAGTTGCTGGTAACATAAAG AGGTTTCTACCGTCAGATTTTGGATGTGAAGAAGATAGAGTAACTGTGTTGCCTTCCTATCAAGAATTCCTAAATAAGAAGAAGAATATAAGGAGAGCCACTGAATTAGCAGAAGGGATCCCATATACTTTTGTGTCTACAAATTGCTTTGGAGCATATTTTGTCAGTTACTTGCTTCGTCCACATGACCACGAGAAGGAGGACATAACCGTGTATGGCAGTGGGGAGGCCAAGG ttgtatttatttatgAAGAAGACATTGGAAGCTATACCATTAGAGTGGCAAATGACCCAAGCAGTGGTggaaataagaaaaaattttcagtggGGACAAAA GTCTACCAGTCCCCGAGAACATACCAATATCGGTCCTACATATAG